The uncultured Bacteroides sp. genome has a segment encoding these proteins:
- a CDS encoding HlyD family efflux transporter periplasmic adaptor subunit — MKLIKGILFSAIATSLLSACGSRDGKYDATGTFEATEVVVSSEASGKLMEFNVTEGQLLEHGTQVGYVDTVQLYLKKLQLQANTTAVRSRKQDVNKQIAAIKQQIATQEREKNRWENLVKSNAANQKQVDDINAQIAFLQKQLAAQTSTLENSNASVTGESSALEIQIAQLEDQLQKCHISSPIKGTVLSKYAEQGELAVPGKALFKVADTENLFLRAYVTSDQLSKIKIGQSVKVFADFGADNVKEYPGTVSWISNKSEFTPKGIQTKDERANLVYAVKIAVKNRGEIKIGMYGEVSFTK; from the coding sequence ATGAAACTTATAAAAGGTATACTATTCAGCGCAATTGCTACTTCATTATTGTCAGCTTGCGGAAGTCGTGATGGGAAATATGATGCAACTGGAACTTTTGAAGCAACGGAAGTAGTTGTTTCATCCGAAGCGTCGGGCAAACTGATGGAATTCAATGTAACCGAAGGACAGCTTTTAGAACATGGCACCCAAGTGGGATATGTGGATACCGTGCAACTCTATCTTAAAAAGCTTCAACTTCAGGCAAATACAACAGCAGTGAGAAGTCGAAAACAAGATGTAAATAAACAAATTGCCGCCATCAAACAACAAATTGCTACTCAAGAACGGGAAAAGAACCGCTGGGAAAATCTGGTAAAGAGCAATGCTGCCAACCAGAAACAGGTGGATGATATCAACGCACAAATAGCTTTTCTTCAGAAACAGTTGGCGGCACAGACTTCTACTTTAGAAAATAGTAATGCAAGTGTAACCGGTGAAAGTTCAGCTCTTGAGATACAGATTGCCCAGTTGGAAGACCAGCTTCAAAAGTGCCACATCAGCAGTCCGATAAAAGGAACTGTACTGAGCAAGTATGCAGAACAAGGCGAATTGGCAGTTCCGGGAAAAGCGCTATTTAAAGTGGCAGACACAGAAAATTTGTTTTTAAGGGCATACGTAACTTCTGATCAGCTGTCTAAGATTAAAATTGGACAAAGCGTGAAAGTATTTGCCGATTTTGGTGCAGATAATGTGAAAGAGTATCCAGGCACTGTAAGCTGGATCTCCAATAAATCAGAATTCACTCCTAAAGGTATCCAGACAAAAGACGAACGTGCCAATCTGGTCTATGCAGTAAAGATTGCTGTAAAAAACAGAGGAGAGATAAAGATAGGCATGTATGGGGAAGTTAGCTTTACAAAGTAA
- a CDS encoding ABC transporter permease, producing MKQFLSFIRKEFYHISRDKRTILILLGMPIVQIVIFGFAITTEVKDVRVAVFDPSKDEVTQKIIERLDANEYMNVVSVIDHPEDVESVFREGKADIAIVFNQHFSENFLHTGDASVQLITDGTDPNTATILTGYVTNILSSVQQEMSGQSKASFSITPEVKLLYNPGMKGVYNFVPGVMGLILMLICAMMTSISIVREKETGTMEVLLVSPVKPIYIILAKAVPYLVLSAINLITILLLSVYVLGVPIAGSLTLLFAVSLLFILVSLALGLLISTITKTQVAAMLASGMVLMLPVIFFSGMIYPTENMPVLLQWISNLIPAKWYIICVKKIMIEGLDISFVLKEIGILSVMAITLLVISLKKFNDRLE from the coding sequence ATGAAGCAGTTTTTATCATTCATAAGAAAAGAATTTTATCATATTTCACGCGACAAACGTACCATCCTAATACTGTTGGGTATGCCTATTGTGCAGATCGTTATTTTTGGATTTGCCATTACCACAGAAGTAAAAGATGTTCGTGTAGCTGTTTTTGATCCTTCAAAAGATGAGGTTACACAAAAGATCATAGAGAGACTGGATGCAAACGAATATATGAATGTGGTCAGTGTAATTGATCATCCTGAGGATGTCGAATCTGTTTTCCGGGAAGGAAAAGCTGATATTGCAATAGTGTTCAACCAGCATTTTAGTGAGAACTTTCTTCATACCGGAGATGCTTCGGTGCAATTAATAACCGATGGCACCGATCCAAACACAGCAACCATCTTAACCGGTTATGTAACAAACATCCTTTCATCAGTTCAACAGGAAATGAGCGGTCAGTCAAAAGCTTCTTTTTCAATTACTCCGGAAGTAAAGTTACTATATAACCCGGGAATGAAAGGGGTATACAACTTTGTTCCGGGAGTAATGGGACTTATCTTAATGCTTATTTGTGCCATGATGACTTCCATCTCCATTGTAAGGGAAAAAGAGACAGGCACAATGGAAGTTTTACTTGTATCACCGGTAAAACCCATTTATATTATTCTTGCAAAGGCTGTTCCCTACTTAGTACTGTCGGCTATTAATCTGATAACGATACTCTTGCTTTCAGTGTATGTACTGGGTGTGCCAATAGCCGGAAGTCTCACTTTACTGTTTGCAGTGTCTCTTTTGTTTATTCTGGTGTCACTAGCACTAGGATTATTAATATCAACCATCACTAAGACTCAGGTAGCCGCCATGCTTGCCTCGGGTATGGTTCTGATGTTGCCTGTAATTTTCTTCTCAGGAATGATTTATCCAACAGAGAATATGCCTGTTCTACTGCAATGGATCTCAAATCTCATTCCGGCTAAATGGTATATTATCTGTGTCAAGAAAATTATGATTGAGGGACTGGACATCTCTTTTGTACTGAAAGAAATTGGTATTCTTTCAGTAATGGCCATTACTTTACTGGTTATAAGCCTTAAGAAGTTTAACGACAGACTGGAATAG
- a CDS encoding ABC transporter ATP-binding protein — MAAIEVEHISKKYGEVEALRDVSFSVNKGEIFGLIGPDGAGKTTLFRILTTLIRANSGSATIAGLDVVKDYKKIRNQVGYMPGRFSLYQDMTIEENLTFFATVFNTTIKENYYLIKDIYQQIEPFKNRRAGKLSGGMKQKLALSCALIHKPVVLFLDEPTTGVDPVSRKEFWEMLKALKVQGITILVSTPYMDEAMLCDRIALIQNGSFLDIETPQEIINDFKETIWSVRSLNMSALLNDLRLCPGIESCFAFGDVHHVTVDESLLTIASLKKQLQEKGYIDIEIQSIKPTIEDCYMQLASK; from the coding sequence ATGGCAGCAATTGAAGTAGAACATATCTCAAAGAAATATGGCGAAGTTGAAGCTTTGCGGGATGTTTCTTTTTCCGTGAACAAAGGAGAGATCTTCGGCCTCATCGGACCCGACGGAGCAGGAAAGACTACACTCTTTCGTATTCTCACCACACTGATCAGGGCAAATAGTGGAAGTGCTACTATAGCCGGACTGGATGTGGTAAAGGATTACAAAAAGATCCGTAACCAGGTAGGTTATATGCCGGGGCGTTTCTCTCTTTATCAGGACATGACTATAGAAGAAAATCTCACCTTCTTTGCCACAGTGTTTAACACGACAATTAAGGAGAACTATTACCTGATAAAAGATATCTATCAGCAGATAGAACCGTTCAAGAATCGCCGTGCCGGAAAACTTTCGGGTGGAATGAAACAGAAGCTGGCTCTTAGTTGTGCTTTGATTCATAAACCTGTAGTATTGTTCCTTGACGAACCAACTACCGGTGTGGATCCTGTTTCCAGAAAAGAATTCTGGGAAATGCTGAAAGCACTGAAAGTGCAGGGAATAACCATTTTGGTTTCCACCCCTTATATGGACGAGGCCATGCTGTGCGACCGCATTGCTCTTATTCAAAACGGTAGTTTCCTGGATATAGAAACGCCACAGGAAATTATCAATGATTTCAAAGAAACAATATGGTCGGTAAGAAGCCTTAATATGTCTGCTTTACTAAACGACTTACGGCTTTGTCCGGGAATAGAAAGCTGTTTTGCATTCGGAGATGTGCATCACGTAACAGTGGATGAATCATTGTTAACCATTGCCTCATTAAAAAAACAGTTGCAGGAAAAGGGATATATAGATATTGAAATTCAATCTATTAAGCCGACTATTGAAGATTGTTACATGCAACTTGCTTCAAAATAA
- a CDS encoding ABC transporter permease — protein MIKYLIEKEFKQILRDSFLPRLIIGYPIIMMLVLPWAANLEIKNINLSVVDNNHSQYSRQLVQKAVSSGYFRLTDISYSYDEAIKSIEKGDADVIMEIPANFEQDLVKQGNAKLLITANTVNGTKGGLSSSYLSNIVMDFTTDIKDKWVQPVKAASITPTIKIVTQNRFNPHLDYKVFMIPALMVILLTVLCGFLPALNIVSEKEKGTIEQINVTPVSKLSFIVAKLIPYWIIGFLVLTVCFGLAALVYGITPTGHLITIYFCAILYVLAISGFGLVISNNSETMQQAMFVMFFFMMVLILLSGLFTPINSMPQWAQTITIFNPLKYFIQVMRAVYLKGSGIMELGKQIFALTLFVVFFNSWAIISYRKKS, from the coding sequence ATGATAAAATATTTAATAGAAAAAGAATTCAAGCAGATTCTTCGTGACAGCTTTCTGCCACGTTTAATTATTGGTTATCCCATTATAATGATGCTGGTGCTGCCTTGGGCCGCCAATCTTGAAATAAAGAATATCAATCTTAGTGTTGTGGATAATAACCACAGTCAGTATTCCCGGCAATTGGTTCAGAAAGCTGTTTCTTCGGGATACTTTCGCCTCACTGATATTTCATATTCTTATGACGAAGCAATAAAAAGTATTGAAAAAGGAGATGCGGATGTAATTATGGAAATTCCGGCCAACTTTGAACAAGACCTGGTAAAGCAAGGAAATGCCAAACTACTAATTACAGCCAATACAGTAAATGGAACCAAAGGTGGACTGAGTAGTTCTTATTTATCTAATATTGTGATGGATTTCACTACGGATATAAAGGACAAATGGGTGCAACCGGTAAAAGCAGCATCTATCACTCCCACCATCAAGATTGTAACTCAGAACCGGTTTAATCCACATCTTGATTACAAAGTGTTTATGATTCCGGCATTGATGGTGATACTCCTCACTGTGCTTTGCGGCTTCCTTCCAGCTCTTAATATTGTAAGCGAGAAAGAGAAAGGAACCATTGAGCAGATAAATGTGACACCGGTGAGCAAACTTTCATTTATTGTAGCAAAACTGATCCCCTACTGGATTATCGGCTTCCTTGTACTCACAGTTTGTTTTGGTCTGGCAGCTCTGGTCTACGGAATTACGCCAACCGGGCATCTTATCACAATCTATTTTTGTGCCATACTCTATGTTCTGGCAATCTCCGGATTCGGACTGGTTATTTCAAATAATTCTGAAACCATGCAGCAAGCCATGTTTGTAATGTTCTTTTTCATGATGGTTCTTATTCTGTTGAGTGGACTTTTTACCCCAATTAACAGTATGCCTCAATGGGCGCAGACAATTACCATATTCAATCCGCTGAAATACTTTATACAGGTAATGCGGGCTGTCTATCTGAAAGGTAGTGGCATTATGGAACTTGGCAAACAGATATTCGCATTGACACTATTTGTAGTCTTCTTCAATTCGTGGGCTATTATCAGTTACAGAAAGAAATCATAA